One window of the Xenopus tropicalis strain Nigerian chromosome 10, UCB_Xtro_10.0, whole genome shotgun sequence genome contains the following:
- the npbwr2 gene encoding neuropeptides B/W receptor type 2, which produces MENLSWFGPPNSSCHPAGNFCHANTSHHGSSEMSPDFYIVLPIIYAIICVVGLTGNTAVIYVILKAPKMKTVTNLFILNLAIADDLFTLVLPINIAEILLHYWPFGVVLCKVILSIDLYNIFSSIYFLTVMSIDRYLVVLATVRSKRMPYRTYRAAKVISLLVWLLVIIIVLPFTIFAGVYMDDMDFKSCGLNFPKPEKLWFKASRIYTLLLGFAIPVSTICVLYMVMLYKLRNMRLNSNAKALDKAKKRVTVMVFVVVAVCLFCWTPFHLATIVSLTTDLQETSLVIGISYFITSLSYANSCLNPFLYAFLDDSFRKSFRKLLECKPA; this is translated from the coding sequence ATGGAGAACCTGTCCTGGTTTGGCCCCCCCAACTCTTCCTGCCACCCCGCAGGAAACTTCTGCCATGCTAATACGTCCCACCACGGCAGCTCAGAGATGTCCCCTGACTTCTACATCGTCCTCCCTATCATCTACGCCATCATCTGTGTGGTGGGCTTGACGGGAAACACCGCCGTCATCTACGTCATCCTCAAGGCCCCCAAAATGAAGACGGTCACCAACCTCTTCATCCTCAACTTGGCCATAGCCGACGACCTGTTCACCTTGGTTCTTCCCATCAACATTGCGGAAATCCTGCTCCATTATTGGCCTTTCGGTGTTGTCCTGTGCAAGGTGATCTTGTCCATCGATCTGTACAACATCTTCTCCAGCATTTATTTCCTGACTGTCATGAGCATCGACCGCTATCTGGTGGTTCTGGCCACCGTCAGGTCCAAGAGGATGCCTTATCGCACGTATCGAGCCGCCAAAGTCATCAGCCTTTTGGTGTGGCTGCTGGTCATAATTATTGTGTTGCCTTTTACCATATTTGCCGGAGTATACATGGATGACATGGACTTCAAAAGCTGTGGCTTGAATTTCCCCAAACCGGAGAAGCTGTGGTTCAAGGCGAGTCGCATCTACACGTTGTTGTTGGGCTTTGCCATCCCCGTGTCCACCATCTGCGTCCTCTACATGGTCATGTTGTACAAACTGCGCAATATGAGGCTCAACTCAAACGCCAAGGCGTTGGACAAGGCAAAGAAAAGGGTCACCGTCATGGTTTTTGTCGTGGTAGCCGTTTGCCTCTTCTGTTGGACCCCCTTTCACTTGGCCACCATTGTCTCTTTGACCACAGACTTGCAGGAGACGTCTCTGGTCATCGGCATCTCCTACTTCATCACCAGCTTGAGCTACGCCAACTCTTGCCTCAACCCATTCCTTTACGCCTTTCTGGACGACAGCTTTAGAAAGAGCTTCCGGAAACTCTTGGAGTGTAAGCCTGCCTGA